The genomic region GCAAAATTAATTGTAAGGAGAATACGGGAGCAACCGTTATATTGCAAAGTGAAAATTTCACTTGCTGAGGTATTTATCGTGAGATAAATACGAAATAGAGTGGTAACACGTGTAATGCGTCTCTATATGGTTTTATATCCATATAGAGATTTTTTATATTGTAACTATATTATTTAAGTAAAATAACAGGAGGAAAAGGATATGTGTAAGAAAACATATTACATAACTACGCCAATTTATTATCCGTCAACAAAACTTCATATTGGTAATACTTATACAACAGTTGCAGCAGATGCCTTAGCCAGATATAAAAGATTAACAGGATATGATGTAATGTTCTTAACAGGAACAGATGAACATGGACAAAAAATTCAAAGAATAGCAGAAGAAAAGGGTATAACACCAAAGGAACATGTAGATGAAGTTGTAGCGGGAATAAAAGAATTATGGAAGCTAATGAATATAGGCTATGATAAGTTTATTAGAACAACTGATGATTATCATATTAAGGCTGTTCAAGATATATTTAAAAAATTATATGATCAAGGAGATATATATAAATCCTCTTATGAAGGAATGTATTGTACTCCGTGTGAATCTTTCTGGACAGAAACTCAATTAGTAAATGGAAATTGCCCAGACTGTGGAAGACCAATAGAAAAATCAAAGGAAGAAGCATATTTCTTTAAAATGAGCAAATATGCTGATAGATTAATTGAATATATAGAAACTCATCCAGAATTTATACAACCAGAATCAAGAAAAAATGAAATGCTTAATAACTTCTTAAGACCAGGTCTTCAAGATCTTTGTGTTTCAAGAACTAGCTTTAACTGGGGAATTCCTGTAACTTTTGATGAAGGTCATGTTGTATATGTATGGATAGATGCTTTATCAAATTATATTACTGCTCTTGGTTACGGAAGTGAAAATAAAGAATTATATGAAAAATATTGGCCAGCAGATGTTCATTTAATAGGTAAGGATATTTTAAGATTTCATACTATATACTGGCCAATTATGCTAATGGCTTTAGGATTACCACTTCCAAAGCAAGTATTTGGTCATGGATGGCTGCTTGTAGATGGAGGTAAAATGTCAAAATCTAAGGGAAATGTTGTAGACCCTGTTACTTTAGTTGAACATTTTGGAGTAGATGCAGTTAGATATTATTTATTAAAAGAAATCCCATTTGGATCAGATGGATTATTTAATAATGAAATATTTATAAAGAAAATCAACTCAGATTTATGTAATGATTTAGGAAACTTGCTTTCAAGAACAGTGGCAATGATTGAGAAGTATTTTGGAGGAGAAGTACCTGCAAATTCTGAAAAAGAAGCAATTGATGATGAACTAATAAATTTAGCTTTAGCAACTCCAGGAAAAGTTACAGAAGCAATTGATGAATTGAGAATACCAGAAGCTCTAGAAACTATATTTAATTTAATAAGAAGAGCAAATAAATATATAGATGAAACAACTCCTTGGATATTAGCCAAGGATGATGCTAAGAAGGAAAGATTAGGAACAGTTTTATATAATTTAGCTGAAAGCTTAAGATTTTCATCTGTATTATTAGCAGCCTTTTTACCTGAAACAAGTGAAAAAATTAATGCTCAATTAAATACTAATAATGTATCCTTTGAATCATTAAAGGAATTTAATGGAACAGTAGTTGGAACCAAGGTTAAAAAGGGAGAGGCTTTATTCCCAAGAATAGATGTAGATAAGAAATTAGCTGAATTAGAAGCATTAAAGGAAGCTCAATTAGCTAAAGACAAACCAGCCAAAAGAGAAATAGCTCCAATAAAAGAAGAAATAACTATAGAAGACTTTGAAAAGATAGATTTAAGAGTAGTAAAAGTCTTAGCTTGTGAACCTATAAAGAAGGCAAAGAAACTATTAAAGCTAACAGTAGATTTAAATGGAGAAGAAAGACAAGTGGTGTCTGGAATTTCTCAATACTATAAACCTGAAGAGTTAGTGGGTAAAAATGTAGTTCTAGTTGCTAACTTAAAGCCAGTAACTTTAAGGGGAGAATTATCACAAGGAATGATTCTTGCAGCTGCAACAGATGATGGCAGCATTTTAAAGCTTGTAGACCCAGGTGATCTACCAACAGGAAGTATAGTGAGATAAATCTCACAATTTAAAATGTAGAATACAAAATGCATAATTAAGGAGGATTTTCAGCTAGCTGAAAATCTTTCTTTATATTATTAGCTGTAATTGAGAATTAAAAGCTTGAGATGTTAGAAAATTTTGCTTTCGACAGCAGATTTTTATTAAAAGAAAGGAATAAAATAGATGAAAAATAAGAAATTTAATATTTCCAGGGAAAAAAGAGAAGATTTAATTAATGAAATAAAAACATTTTTTTATGAAGAAAGAGATGAAGAAATCGGAGATTTAGCTGCCAACATAGTTTTAGATTTCTTCATGGATAAGTTAGCACCTGAGTTTTATAATGAAGGGGTTAATGATGCCTATAGATATATGCATGATAGGATAGAAGATCTTTTAGAGATTCAGATTTAGTTAGTAATAGGAATTCAGCTAGAAGTTAGTAGTGTTGAGTTAGTAGTTAAAACTTAGTTAGTAGTGTGGAGTTTGGAGTGGTTTTAAGTTTATTAGGGAAGTAATAAGTAAAAAGTAATTAGCAGAAATGAATTGAATTTAAGGGGGTTTTTTATGAATATAATAGTAGGAAATGCATGGCCTTATGCCAATGGGCCTTTACATTTAGGAAGAATAGCTGTTTGGCTGCCAGGAGATGTTATAGCAAGATATCATAGGCTTATGGGGGACGATGTAATATTTTTATCTGGAACTGACTGTCATGGTACTCCTGTAACCATGAGAGCTAAGGAAGAAGGATTAACACCTTTAGAAACTATTAATAAATATCATGAAGAATTTAAAGGATGTTTTAAGGGATTAGGATTTTCTTTTGATGTATTTGATAAGACCCATAATGACTACCATGCTAACAAGGTAAAGGAATTTATATTAGAACTTTATAATAAGGGATACATATATGAAAAAGAAGTTGAACAAACTTTCTGTGAAAATTGTAATGAATTTTTATCAGATAGATATATAGAGGGAGAATGTCCTCATTGTAATTCAGTAGTAATAGATGAACAATGTGAAAATTGCTTAGAAATAATAGAGTATGAGGAACTTTTAAATAAAAAGTGTAAAATTTGTGGAAATAAAGCTGTTGTAAAAACCACAAAGCATCTATTTTTTACTTTATCTAAGTTTGAAAAAGATGTAAGAAGATTATTAATAAGACAAAGAGGCTGGAGAGATAATGCACAGGTAATAGTAAAGAGATATTTAAAGGAAGGATTAAGAGATAAAGCAGTTACAAGAGATTTTAATTGGGGTGTAGAGGTACCCTTAGAAGGATATGAAGATAAAAGGATTTATGTTTGGATAGAGGCAGTTATGGGCTATCTTACATCTAGTATTAGAGTTTTAGAGGAAAGAGGAGAAGATTGGAGAAATTATTGGGAAGGGGAGGATTCAAGGGTTTATTTTGTTCACGGAAAAGATAATATTCCTTTCCATACAGTAATTTTTCCAGCTATTTTAGCAGGTCTTGGTATAAAAAATCCAAACTTACATGTAATTTCAAGTGAATATATAAAGTTAGAAGGAAAGAACTTTTCAGCGGTAAAAAATTGGGCTATTTGGGCTGATTATGTAATAGAGAATTATAATATAGACGAATTTAGATATTATTTACTTTTAAATTCTCCAGAAACAAAGGATACAGATTTTACTTGGAGGGATTTTGTAAATACAGTTAATAGAGATTTAGTTAATCTATTAAATAACTATGTAACTAAAACTATAGGGATTGTTGTAGAGAAGTTTAACTCAAAAATACCTGAAAGTGTTTTAGATAAAGAGGTTAGAAATGAAATTTTAAATACTTATTTTAATATAGGAGACAAAATAGAAGAAGGAAAATTTAAAAGTGCTTTAATTGAAATAATGTCTTTAATAAAAAAATATTATAAAAAATTAAATGAATTAGAAGGAAAAGATCAAAATAAATATGTATCAGGGATATATGAGGCAATTCAAATAATTGTTAATTTATCAAATCTTTTTGAACCTTTTATGCCTAAAACGGCAGAAGATATTAGGACAGCTTTAAATATTGAAGAAAATATATGGAGTTATACTGAAAAGAAAAAAGGTGAAATCTCCAAACTAGAAAATTTATTTAAAAGGATAGACAAGAAAATAATAAATGATGAAACTAAAAGGTTAAAAGAAGAAAAAAATTAAAAAAGCTATAAAAAGGAAAAAACCCTAGATTAAATAAATTTGGGGAAGAATTTAATCTAGGGACCATTAGATGGTTTTAGGGGTAAATAATAATGCTTTAACTACTTTACATCATATATATTATACCAAGATTATGACAAAAGTGTGTCAAAAACTAAAATAAATTATTAATAATTATTGAATAAATAAGATAATTATTGGATTATATTCAATGTTAAAATCAGGTTAAAAATTGTTAAACTATATTTACAATATGTTTAAAAAATTATATAGTTAGTTCGGTGTTAATAAATAGTTATAAAATTATTGTTAATTAAGGAGAGAAAATCATGGACAAATTTTCTATTTTTGCTGGTTTATTCGGCGGCTTAGGACTATTTCTTTACGGAATGAAAATTATGGGAGATGGACTTGAAAACGCTGCTGGAGACAAATTGAAATCGATTTTGGAAAAATTGACCAGTAATAAATATATAGGAGTTGTAGTAGGGGCAATAGTTACAGCTATTATACAAAGTTCAAGTGGAACTACAGTTATGATTGTTAGTTTCGTAAATGCAGGTTTAATGACATTATCCCAGGCAGCTGGCGTCATAATGGGGGCTAATATTGGTACAACTATTACAGCACAAATGGTATCTCTTGATCTAAATAAGATTGCACCTTTAGTTATAGGAATTGGAGCAATTATACTTTTAGTTGGTAAAAATAAAAAGACTAGAGATTTAGCAAGTATAGCAATTGGATTTGGTATTTTATTTATGGGTATGGATTTAATGGGTAGCTCAATGGATCCAGTTGCAGAATCAGAATGGTTTAAGGAATTTATACTTGTAGTATCTGATAATAAAATACTTGGATTACTTGCAGGTCTTGGATTAACAGCAATTATTCAAAGCTCAGCTGCAACAACTGTTATATTAATTGCCTTAGCCTCAACAGGTGCTATTGATATGAGACTAGCATTCCCAGTTATACTTGGCTGTAATATCGGAACATGTGTAACAGCTTTATTAGCTTCATTAGGAACTAATAGAACAGCTAAAAAGGCAGCTTTAATGCATTTATTATTTAATACTTTTGGCGCTATCATTTTCTTCCCATTTATTGATCCATTTATTAATTTGATACAATCAACATCACCAGAAGTTGCAAGACAAGTAGCAAATGCACATACAATATTTAATGTTTTAGTTACTCTTATAATGCTGCCATTAAGTGAATACTTAGTTAAAGTAGTAAACTTACTTTTACCTGGAGATGGTGGAATTGAAAAGAAAGGTGCTATATATTTAGATAAAAGGTTATTTGAAACACCTGTAATCGCAAATGGACAGGTTATTAAAGAAACATTAAGAATGGCTAATAAGGCAAAAGAAAATGTAGTATTAGCAATGAAAGCTTTTATGGAAAATGATCCAGAAGCAGTTGAGAAAGTATATGATAATGAAAATACTATAAATATATTAGAAAAGGAAATAACTGATTATTTAGTAGAACTTTCACAACTTGAATTGCCAGAAGATGATATAAAATTATTTAGTTCAACATATCATGTTATAAACGATATTGAAAGAATTGGAGACCATGCAGAAAATATTGCAGATTTAGCTGCAGAGAAAATGAAGAATAATGTTCATCTTGGTGATGAAGCTAAAAAAGAGTTAAAAGCAATCTTTGAAAAAACAATAGAAGCCATAGAACTATCTGTAGACAGTTATGGAAATCGTAATTTTGATAGTACTAAAAAGCTTGAAGAAGTTGAAAGTGAAATAGATAATTTAAAGAATAATTTTAGACAAAATAATATAAGAAGACTAAAAGAAAGAGTTTGTTCAGCAGATTCCAGCGTGGTATTTTTAGATCTTATAAGTAATTTAGAAAGAATAGGCGATCATGCTAATAATATAGGAAACTTTGGTATGAAGTAAATATTATAGATTTATCAAAAAAGAAGATTGTAATTAATCTTCTTTTTTGCAATTTATAGCTTATAATTAAGGAGAAAAGTACTTAATTTATTTTTATAAAAATCATTTAAAAGCAATTTATCTTCTAATTATGTTTAAAATTAGGAAAAAGTGTCAATAAATAATTATGAAATGGAGATTGAAAGATATGGAGAATAAATATAAGATATTTGATACTCATGCTCATTATGATGATGAGGCTTTTGACGAGGATAGAGAGGAAGTATTTAAAGAACTAAAGAAAAGTGGTGTAATAGGTATATTAAATTGTGCTTCAAGTTATAGAAGTATAGAAATAACAGATAAGTTAACTAAGGAAAATGATTTTATTTTTGGAGCTTTAGGAATTCATCCTGAAAATGCAGATGAACACAATCGTGAAGTTAAGGATAAAATTATAGAGTTAATAAAAAATAATGATAAAATCATTGCTATAGGGGAAATAGGTTTAGATTATTATTGGGATGAGAATCCTGAAAAAGAAGTTCAAAAAAAAGTATTCAGAGAATATATGAAGTTAGCAGAGGAATTTAATATGCCAGTAGTTATTCATGATAGAGATGCCCACCAGGATACATTAGAAATACTTAAAGAATTTCCTAATGTTAAAGGAATAGTTCATTGTTTTTCTGGAAGCAAAGAATTTGCACAGGAATGTATAAAATTAGGCTATTATATAGGTATAGGGGGTGTAGTTACCTTTAAAAATGCTAAAAAACTTATAGAGGTTGTGAAAAATATTCCATTAGATAGAATAGTAGTTGAAACAGATTGTCCATACTTATCACCGGAGCCAAACAGAGGAAAAAGAAATAAATCAGACTATATTCAATATATAATAGAAAGAATTGCTATAATAAAGGAAATAGAGCCTATAGAAGTTAATTTGGCTGTAAATGACAATTTTAAAAGGTTGATTAATAAATTTATATAAAGTAAAATATAAAATACCTGTTGGAAAAAAGTAATAAAATTGTTATATAATGGATAAAATTAAAATGAGAATCTACTTTGTAATAAGATAACTGCAAAAAGCTATTATATATAAATTTTATATTATGCATGTTATGCATTTGTAGCAGTTAGTTAAATAAGCAGGAGTGTAAAATTTGACAAAAGTCAAGATTTAAATTATAATGCAGGAGACGCTCTTGCCAAAGGAGGTAAAGTAGATGGTAAATTTTAAAAAATACCAAATCGCTAGTTTTGCTAAGAGTCCAAAGGGTAAGATATTGATGTCAATTATTATATTAGCTATAATTGCATCAGTGACGTTCACAAACATGAGAAAGACAATAACAATAAAGATAGACGATAAAGAAGAAACACTTGTAACATACAAGGGAAAAGTTAAAGATGTGTTAGAAACGATGGGCATAGAAGTTGACCCAAAAGATAAAGTTGAACCATCTTTAGAGGGTAAAGTATCGGAAGGCGATACGATATCTATTAAAAGAGCTGTTTCAGTAAAGCTTACTGTAGGAGATAAACAAATAGAAATAAATACAGCAGAAGATACAATAAAAGAAATGCTAGTAGCAGAAAAAGAACAGCTTAAATCACAGGGCATCGAATATAATGAAGGAGTAGATGAAATTGCTCCAGCATTAGATACAAAAATCACAAAAGATTTGAAGATTGACCTTGTAAAAGTTGAAGTGAAAAAAGAACTAGCAAAAGAAGCAATAGACTTTGATGTTGTTGTAGAAGAAGACTCAAGTCTAGATAGCGGTGTAGAAGAAGTTAAGCAAGAAGGTGTTTCTGGAGAAAAAGAAGTAACTTATGAAGTCATTTATAAAAATGGCAAGGAAGTTTCAAGAACTTTAAAAAGTTCAAAAGTCATATCTGAACCAGTTAATAAGATAGTTGTTCAAGGCACAAGAAAAACTATTGCAAGTAGAAATGGGCAGTTATTAGATTATAAGAGCGTAATATATGTTGAAGCAACTGCTTATAGTGGTGGAGGTATTACTGCAACAGGAACTGTACCTGTAAGAGACCCAAATGGAATAAGTACTATATCAGTAGATCCAAGGGTTATACCATTAGGTAGTTTGGTTTATGTTGAAGGATATGGCAAAGCTATAGCTGCCGATACTGGTGGTGCCATAGTTGGAAACATTATAGATGTATATGTAAATTCTAATGAAGAAGCCTTAAATAATTGGGGAAGAAGATATGACGTTCCAGTTTACATCTTAGCTTATCCGGGTGAATGGTAGAGAATAAGGAGTGTTCGAAAGAATGCTCCTTATTTTTATGTATATCTATAATTTTTGTTTGACAATATAAATAGATAAATATAAATTAATAGTTAGCAGGTGTTAAACATAATTAAGAGCGGTAATATTTGCAGCTCTATTACGAAAGGAAGTAAAAATTTTGATTAAGGAAGTTATAGTAGTTGAAGGAAGAGATGATGTTGCAGCTGTTAAGAAGGCAGTAGATGCTGAAGTTATAGCAGTTGGTGGTTTTGGAATAAATGCAAAGGTTATAGACAGAATAAAAGATGCTCAAAAGAGAAAAGGAGTTATTGTACTAACTGATCCTGATTTTGCTGGTGAAAAAATAAGAAATATTATAGCTAAAAGAGTAAAAGGAATAAAGCATGCATATATAGCTCAAGAAGATGGAATAAAGGGTGATGATATAGGAGTTGAAAATGCAAACCCTGAAGTAATAATTGAAGCTTTAAATAGAGCTAGGGTTTCAGAGGAAGAATATAATGAAATATATAAGGCGGAAGATATGTTTCATTTTAAATTGACAGGATATAAAGATTCAAAAAAGAGAAGAATAATGCTAGGGAAAGAATTAGGCATAGGATATGGAAATGCAAATCAAATTCTCAATAGATTAAATAAATATTCCATAGATAAAGAGGAGTTTATTCTAGCAATAAATAAAATAGAAAAAAGCTTAGGAGAGAAGAATTAATGAATTTACAAGATGTAAAAACTTCAGAATTAGTAAAAAAGTATAACTTTAAATTTACGAAAAGCTTAGGTCAAAATTTTTTAGTTGATACTTCTGTACCAAGGGATATAGTTGAAGGGGCAGAAGTTTCTGATGATGACTTAGTAATAGAAATAGGACCTGGTGTAGGAACCTTGACAGCTCAACTTTTAAATAGGGCTAAAAGAGTAGTTGCAATAGAACTTGATGATAAGTTAATACCAATATTGCAAAATGAAATTGGAAATAACCCTAAATTTGAATTAATACATGAAGATGCTTTAAAGGTTGACTTTAATAAAATAATTGGTGATGAAGAAAATGTTAAGTTAGTTGCTAATTTGCCTTATTACGTAACAACTCCAATTATTATTAAGATGTTAAAAGAGGGATATAATTTTCACTCTTTAACTATAATGATTCAAAAGGAAGTTGCAGAAAGAATAAATGCAGAACCAGGTCATAAGGATTATGGAGCCTTATCTCTTTTAGTTCAATATTATTGTAATACAGAGATAATAAGAAAAGTTCCACCACAATGTTTTATACCTAGACCAAAGGTAGATTCTATTGTTATAAGATTAGATAGATTAAAAGAACCTAGAGTAAGAGTTCAAAATGAAAAATTATTTTTTGATATAATAAGAAATTCTTTTAACATGAGAAGAAAAACTTTATGGAATGGAATTAAAAATATTGGTTTAAGTAAAGAAAAACTAGAGTTAGCTTTTGAAAAAGCTGATATAGATCCAAAAAGAAGAGGGGAAACTTTAAGCATTGAAGAATTTGCCGTATTAGCAGATAAGATAAATGAAGAAATGTAATAGAACTTGTGAGAATTTTGTTATAATAGCAAGAATTCTCACGAGTTTTATTTTTAACATATTTGGAACCAAAATGCATATAATGTAAAGAATTAATCTAAAATGGAGGTTCTAAAGGTTTGTCGCAATTAAATAAATTGTATAGAAATTTTATAATTTTACAAGAAGACGAGAGAGGATACTCTAATTCTAATGACAAAACCTTATCAGGATATTCAAAGATTGAAGCAAAAGGAGATAAATGTAAGATTTCTTTTTATGCTCAAAATCTAAGAAGTGATATTAATGATTACCACGCTTTAGCTATTTGCAGCAAGAAGGATAATAAAAAAATATTAGACTTAGGTAATATTGTAGTATCAGACGGAGGAAAGGCTGAGTTAACCAAGGAGTACTCAATAGATGATATAGGAGGAATTGGTCTATCCTACGATAAAATATCTGGTGTTGCAGTAGCAAAGATGAAGGAAGATATTCCTATAATTATTATGTGCGGCTTCATTAATGGGGAAGAACCAAAAGATAATTGGAAAAATTATAAGATTGAAAAAGATTCTTGTGAGAAATCAAAAGCAGAACATAAGAAGAAGGATAGCAAGAAGAAGAAGGAAAAGAGAACTGATGGAGATAAAATTTTAGAAGAAAAATCTTCAGCAGTTAGTAAAGAAGAGACAAGTGCTTCTATAACAAATTCTTCAGAAGATAGAAAGAAGGTAAATGGTCCTAATGAAGCTAATGCGAACAATTTAACAACAACAATTCCACAAACAGTACCTACTGGTATGGGAACAATGGCAATGGGTACTGTGCCAACAGGTACAATACCAACAGCAACTATACCGATGGGAACTGTACAAACTGGAACAGTACCAATAGCAACAATGCCAAATGGTACAATGCCAAATGGTACAATGACAAATATACAAGGTGAAGTTAGTGAATTTATTGATAGTATAGGAGGAACAGCAGTTGATACAAATCAAGATGGAGTTGTAGATACTGTATGCATACCATATGAAACAATGGTTGATATGATGGGGACAACAGGAACAGCTATGAATGGATCAACTATGAATGGAGCAGTTCCTTTTGGAACATTGAATTCTATGCCAAATATTAATATGCAAAATGGACAAACAACTCTGCCATATGGATATATTCATAGAGTAGAAAATGAGTCGGATAATCCATTTAATAGCAATAATTATGAAAATCCATTTGCTTCAACAGAAAATATAGATACTCCTTTCTATGATAGACGAAAAGATCCATTTGATGATAAATTCTATAATGAAAATCCATTTGTAAATAATAATAGAAGTGATAATTTTGCTGATGTAGGAATTAAAGAAGATAATGATTATATAAGTACAATCAATAGAACAAGAATTGCTAGCACTAAAAAAACTACAAGTAAATTTGATGAATATGAAAATCAAATAGAAGAATTATCTAGTAATTTTAAAATTAGAGGAAGCGTTGGAGAATATTTTGAAACAATTGCAAGAGGATTTGAACTGGTTAAGGATTATCCTAGAGAAATAAAATATTGCAAATGGTATGAAGTTCCTGTAGGTGATTTAAATGACTTGTGCAATATGTCAAATTACAATAGATATACAGTAGCTTATTATCCAATGCTAAATTACTATCCATATATAAGAAAATATAAGAGATTTTTATTAGGTTATAAATGCGATAAGGATGGAAATTTAAAATATATTGTTTATGGAATACCAGGAAGAAAAAATATAGAAGATCAGCCATATGAAGGTAAGACAGGCTTTGTAACCTGGGTTAAGGATAAACAAAGAGATGGAATGGGATATTGGCTAATGTTCTATGATTTTAGAAATTCAATAGTTGTTGTTCCTATGGAACAATAATAAAAAAATGTACTTAAAGTCCTGATGAGTATAAGTGAATAAAAAGATATTTTTTTTAATATCCCTTCTGTCATTTCTTATGCTTATTATCCTAGGTATGAGTAATATATTTATTGAGGATATAAGAGAAGTTGCAATTTCCAATAACAATATAGATAGTTTTAATTACCATGTGCTTGGAGAAGGGAGTTATAAAGTTTTATTACCGGAAGATTGGATTGTTGAAGAAAATTATTCTAATTTTGATAAAGAACTAGATGTGGATTTCAGCAATAAGCAAAATATAGAAGGTAATATTATAATTTTAGAAGGGGATTTAGAAGAAGCTATTAAGCTTATGCTTAATGAAGAGACTGGAGAAATGCTTAGAAATTCTAATGAAGATTGGAATATAGTAGAGCTTAATAAAGACAACTATATAAATAAGTATTATATTAAGCAGTACTCAGAGGGAAAAGTTTTAATTATCAAATATTCTTACAAAAAGGGAAAAGTAAAAAACAGTATGAAGGTAGTATTTGATAAGATATCAAATAGCTTTCAATAAAAATATAATAAGTTTGCTATAAAACAAGTAAAGTATTATAATTTATTTATAGTTAGGAAAAGCTAATGCTTATCCTAACTATATTTTCTATATACATTAACTTTTTAGTAGAGGGGAAAGATATAATTGAAAAAAATAATAAAGATAATGAGTACCATAATGTTAATAATGTTATCTTTAAATTTAAAATCCTGTGAAACAAAAAAGGATAATTACTTTGATTACTTAAAAAATAGTAATGTAGAGCTTATAAGTATTCAAAATGTTAGAGATAAATCTTTTAAATTCTTAATGACTGATAAAAAAGCAATAAATAATATGTCAGATTTATTATCTAAAGCTGAAGTTAGTGAAACTAAATCAGATTTAGATCCAGATTACATATTTCAAATAAAAATTGGAGATAAAATAGAAGAATATAATTATATTGTTGGTGACTATAACGGAAATTTTTATAATGATGAAAGAATTTTTACAATGCCAAAAAGGTTAGATGAGGCAATAATGCAAAATCTTTCAATTATAAGAAAACCAAGAGATTTTGAATATATATATTACAATACAATTCTAGATACAATAAAATTAAATAAAGAACAATTAACAGATAAAAAGGTTGGAATAGATATATATCAGGATATAGATTGTTTAAAATATATATTATCAAGTGAATTAAAAGAATTTATTAATAATGCAAAAGAAATTCTTCCTAATGTTGAATTGGTAGAGAAAGATACGAGTAATTTTGATGTTGTAATAGGTATAAAAAATAGAGGACATAGTACAACT from Clostridium isatidis harbors:
- the rsmA gene encoding 16S rRNA (adenine(1518)-N(6)/adenine(1519)-N(6))-dimethyltransferase RsmA, whose translation is MNLQDVKTSELVKKYNFKFTKSLGQNFLVDTSVPRDIVEGAEVSDDDLVIEIGPGVGTLTAQLLNRAKRVVAIELDDKLIPILQNEIGNNPKFELIHEDALKVDFNKIIGDEENVKLVANLPYYVTTPIIIKMLKEGYNFHSLTIMIQKEVAERINAEPGHKDYGALSLLVQYYCNTEIIRKVPPQCFIPRPKVDSIVIRLDRLKEPRVRVQNEKLFFDIIRNSFNMRRKTLWNGIKNIGLSKEKLELAFEKADIDPKRRGETLSIEEFAVLADKINEEM
- the rnmV gene encoding ribonuclease M5; this encodes MIKEVIVVEGRDDVAAVKKAVDAEVIAVGGFGINAKVIDRIKDAQKRKGVIVLTDPDFAGEKIRNIIAKRVKGIKHAYIAQEDGIKGDDIGVENANPEVIIEALNRARVSEEEYNEIYKAEDMFHFKLTGYKDSKKRRIMLGKELGIGYGNANQILNRLNKYSIDKEEFILAINKIEKSLGEKN